GGCGTGGCGGGCCCTGCGGACCACCTCGGCGTTCACCTCCACCGCGACGCCCGGGCCTCCGGCGATGCGCAGCAGCTCCAGCAGGGCCGAGAGGGTCGTCCCCTCTGGCACCTCACGCACTTCTCCGTTGACCCATACCTCCACGGCCGGTCGCTCCTTGCCTGGATGCCGACGCACTACAAGTGCTCTCCCTCGCTGTCAACGCACACGGACCTGCTGCGGCGGGGGAAGGGCCCGCTATACTCGCTCGCATGCTCACTGCGACCCGCCAGCTCGCCGCTTCCGTCCTGGCGTTGACGATTGCCCTGCCAGCGGCGGCGGATGACCTGAAACCCGCCGTTCCCATGCAGGAGGCGAAGTCCGCGCCTGGGGCGAAGTCCGCGCCCGCGAAGTCCGCTCCCGAGCCGAAGGCGGCTCCGGCCAGGCCCGCTCCCGAGGCCAGGGCGGCCCCGGCGAAGCCCGCCGCGGAGGCAAAGCCAGCGCCCGCGAAGCCCGCCGCGGAGTCCAGGCCCGCCACGGCCTCGGCGTCCGAGCCGGCCTCGGTGCCCGCCGGAGCGCTTGATGCCCCCGCGCGGAATGAGCCCTTCATCCACGGTCACCGCTACGCCTATGTCGCGGGCGGCGTCCTGTTGCTGGGCGGCGTGGGGTTCGGCTACTTCTCTCGGGGAGAGGCGAAGCGGGCGGAGAGCCTCGAGACGGCGCGCGAGTCGCAGGCGGCGCTGAGCCGGTCGCGCACCGCCGCGGCCACCTCGAACCTGATGTATGGGATGGCGGGCCTGACGATCGCCTATGGACTGTTGCTGGAGGTCCTCCCGGAACCCGCCGCGGATGCGGCGAGCCTCACCTACCACTTCTGAAGAGGGCGCGTGGACGCAAGGTTGAAAGGTGGCTTCCTCACGCTCGCGGCGGTGTTGACGGCCGCGGGCTGCATCATCTCCCAGGACGAGGTCGCGGGGAGCGCATGCTCGCTCAACGCCGACTGCCCCGAGGCGTATGCCTGCGTGGGGCCGGAGGGCCAGCGCTTCTGCGAGGTCATCTATCCTCCGCCGACGGTGACGCCGGACGCGGGCACGCCGGATGCGGGCGTGGTGCCCACGTACTGCCAGGACGTCCAGCCCATCCTGGCGGCCACGTGCGTCGCGGGGTGCCACGGGGCGGAGACCGGAGGCAGTGGGCGGACCGACTTCCGCCTGGACTACTACGAGCCTGAAGGAAGCGGCCCCAAAGGAGCCAAGGACATGGCGGCCCGGATCAAGGTTCGCGCCTTCGATCTGCGGACCATGCCGCCGATGGGCAACCCGGCCCCCACGGATGCCGAGCGCGCGGTGCTGGGGCGCTGGGTGGCGGGCGGGGCACCCTTCTGTGATGGGGGCACTCCCTGATGTGGAGGGCAACCGAGCCAGCCATGAAAAGAGCCGTCTTCAGTGTGTGTGTCTCCGCCACGGTGGTGGTGGTGGGCTGCGTCGTGTCGGTGAGCGACTTCGCGGGCAAGAGCTGCGAGATCGCCGAGGACTGTCCGGACCCGTACGTGTGTGTCGCGGCGCGCCCCGGCGCCGGGCGCACGTGCGAGGCGCTGGGCCTGCCGGGCACCACGGATGGGGGAGGGCCCGCTCCGGGGCCGGTTCCCACCTGGTGCGCGGATGTGCAGCCGCTGCTCACCAACTACTGCCTGGCGAGCTGCCACGGCGCCGTGCAGACCGGCAGTGGTCGGACGGACTTCCGCCTGGACAACTACGAGACCGTCGGGAGCATCAAGGGAGCCCGGGAGATGGCGTCCCGCCTCGAGGTGCGTGTCGTGAGGTTCAAGGACATGCCCCCTCAGGGCAACCCCGCCCCCTCCGCCGAGGAGCGCGAGCTCATCGGGCAGTGGGCCCTGGGTGGCACGCCGCTCTGCAATGATGGCGCAGACGGCGGAACCCCCGCGGATGGGGGCACGGACGGCGGCAGGTAGCGGCGCCGTCAACCCCTCGGTGAGTACGAGCTGCCTTCTCGGGGCTCGGCTGCCCGGCTGCTGCCCCTAGGGCGGCCCGCGGGCCGTGCCAAGCGCTGTTCAGGTACAGCCCGGACACCCACTTTCTGCCCAACCGCCGGGGACCTTGTTCCCTGGTCAGGTAACGAAAGGAGAGGTGTATGCGAAAGCTCATGGTGGCGGTGGCGGCAGTGGCGGGGCTGGCTCTCACAGCGGGCTGCAAGCAGAACCCGAGGGAGGAGCGCCGCGAGCTCGCCGAGGTCCAGCAGGACGCCCAGCAGGAGGTCGCCGAGGCCCAGCGGGAGGCCAGTGAGGAGCGGGCCGACATCCAGCGGGAAGAGCAGGAGGAGATCGCCGACGCCCAGCGTGACGTGGCGCAGGCCCAGCGGGATGTGGCCGAGGCAGACCGGGAGCGTGCCGAGGATCTGCGTGACGACAGCGCGGCCACCGCGGCCGTCAACGACACCGTCATGGGCAGGGTGCGCTCCACCACGGGCGACTCGCTCGTGCTGGTGGTCCCCAACCAGAACAACACCGAGCTGAAGCTCAAGACGGATGACAAGACCCGCGTCACCCAGAACAGCCAGGTGGTGGAGCTGGACGACTTCAAGGAGGGCACCGAGGTGCGCGCCTCCTACGTGGCGGATGGGGAGGACCTGGTCGCCCGCGACGTGGTCATCATCTCCCCCGTGAAGGAGAAGTAGGCTCCCGAAGGCAGGGCCCGTTGAGGGGCTCTGGGGACGGCTCCCGCTCCGGCGGGGGCCGTTTCTCTTTGTACGGCGCGGAGTTCGCCGCGGGGCCGGGTGGGTAGGGGAGGCAATGTCTGCCCCCCTTGGTAGGGTGACGACCCATGAGGTTGTTCATGCCATCCCTACCTGGAAGCAAGGTTGAAGCGCGCGATGGTGCGCTTTCTGGTAGGATGCGCGACGCCCAACCTATAAGGTTGGATTGCTCTCCCCGCCGTCACACGCGCGGCCATTCGCGTGCCCACCCCAAGGAGTGCACGAGATGTCTTCACCCCCTGAGCGTCCTACGTCCAAACCCGTCATCCTCTTTTCGTCCGGTGCCACCTCTTACGAACTCGTCCGGTACCTCGGCTCCAGCAGCACTGGAGAGGTGCTGCTCGCGCGCCGCCGCTACGCGGAAGTCCTCGGCGCCCCCGTGATCATCAAGCGCCTGCAGGAACCCGCCGACGCCGTCGCGCGCGCTCGGCTCCTGGAGGAATTCAAGCTCATCATCCAGCTCAACCACCCGTGCATCGCCCAGGTGTTCCTGGTGCGCATGCATGAGGGCTCACCCTATGTCGTCATGGAGCACGTGGACGGCATCTCCCTGGAGTCCCTGCTCAACTTCTCGGCCATGCGGCGCGTGCCCCTCTCCGAGGAGTTCGCCGCCTACGTCGTGGCCGAGGTGGCGGATGCGCTGTTCCACGCGCATACGCTGTGTGACTCGCAGGGCCGGCCGCTGGGCATCATCCACCGCGACGTCAGCCCTCGGAACATCCACATCGGCACCCGGGGGCACGTCAAGCTCACGGACTTCTCCGTCGCCTACTCGACGATGGAGGGCCGGCTGTCCACGGTGGGGCCTCTGCTCAAGGGGGACATTGCCTACTCCTCCCCGGAGTACCTCATGCTCCAGCCGCTGGATGCCCGCTCCGACCTCTTCTCCCTGGGGGTGGTGCTGCTGGAACTGGTGACGGGCCGGCACCTGCTGGATCTGCCGGAGGTGGAAGAGGCCATGCTGCTCGCGGGGCCTCCCAGCACCGTCCAGGCCGCCCTGGAGAGCGAGGAGCAGAGCTGGGTCCCCGCTCCCCAGATGGCCATGCGCATGGAGCGCTTCCGCAGCGAGCACGTGGAGCGTGCCACCCAGACGCTCTCCGCGCCCATGCGGGCCATCGTCACTCGCGCGCTCCAGAGAGAGCCCCCCGAGCGCTTCCAGTCCGGCAAGGAGCTGCGGGATGAGCTCTGGTCCTTCCTGGGCGGCCAGGGACGCTGCTTCGGCCACCGGGAAGCGGAGCGAGAGATCTCCCGGGTACGGGGCGAGGCCGTGCGGCGCGGCAGTGGCGCCGAGATCCCCGAAGAGGAGTCTTCCAGCAACACTCCTGACGGCGGCTCGCGCAAGCCTCGTCCCTGAGGTGCTGGCATGACGGGGGGCGCCCTCTCGGTGTGAGGGGGCGCTCCCTGGCCCCGTGGGCAGTGTTGGCGGGAGGCGTGCCCGGCACGGACGGCTTGTCCTCCAAGCCATGAGGCCCGAGACTGCCGGGCATGAGCGACGTGAACGAACTCCACCGGCGCTGGTGCATCGCGGATGGCCATGCGGACTCGCTCATGTGGAACCGCGATCTCTGTGAGCGCTCCACGCAAGGGCACGTGGACTTCCCCCGGCTGCGCGAGGCGGGGGTGAAGCTCCAGTGCTTCACCATCGTCACCCGGGGGTTCCCCTTCATTGGCGGCTTCCCGGTGTTCGCGGCGTGGCGTGGCTGGCCTCGGGAGGCGCGCTCGAGCGAGTGGCACCGCGCGCTGTGGCAGGTCCAGCAGCTCGAGGCGTTCTGCCGCCGCTCCGAGGGCCAGGTGCGCATCACCACCACCGCCGCCCTGCTGGAGGAGCACCTGGCCCAGGGGCAGCTGTCCGCCATCCTCGGCGTGGAGGGGGGACATGCCATCGAGGGGCGCGTGGAGCGGCTCGCGGAGCTGCACCAGCGGGGGGTGCGCTTCATGGGGCTCACCCACCTCTCCAACAACGAGCTGGGCGGCTCCTCCTTTCCGATGATGGGCAACCGCGGCCTCACCCCCCTGGGCCATCAGGTGGTGGAGGAGATGGCCCGCGTGGGCCTGAGCGTGGATGTGGCCCATGCCTCCGAGCGCACGCTGGAGCAGCTGTTTGCCTACCCCTCCGTGCGCTTCTTCTCCTCGCACACGGGCGTGCGCGGCGCCGGGGGAGGGTGGCGCAACCTCTCGGATGAGTCGCTGCGCCGCATCGCCGACCGAGGGGGCGTGGTGGGCATCATCCTCGCCCCCATCTACCTGGGCGGGGACACCCTGGAGGACGTCGCCCGGCATGTCGAGCACGCCCTCAACGTCATGGGCGAGGACGGGGTGGGGATCGGCTCGGACTATGACGGGATGGTGGCGCTGCCCAAGGGCTTCCGGGACGTGACGGATCTGCCCCGTCTCACCGAGGTGTTACTGCGCCGCTTCCCCGAGCCCCTCGTGGAGCGGATCCTCGGGGGCAACTTCCGGCGGTTCTTCCGGGAGACGCTCGGCGGTTGACCGGCCCCGTGAGGCCCGGGATAGTCGGCGCCTGCATGAACCGCTTCTCTCTGCTCCTTCCTCTGGTGGGCTTCTTCTTCCTCTCCGGCTGTGGTGGCCCGGACGCCGGCGACTCGTGCGAGACCAGCGGCTACGTCTGCCGTGACGAGAAGCAGGCCCTGGAGTGCCGCCAGGGCGTGTGGCGTGCCCTGCCTTGCAGGGGCTCGCTGGGCTGTCAGGAGGCCAGCGGCAGCATCCGCTGCGACACCACCGCCAACGTCGCGGGAGACAACTGCGCGCTCAGCGCCGAGGGCCGGGGCCTCTGCCGCGCCGATGGCCTGGCTACCCTGGAGTGCCGCATGGGCGTGCTCGTGGAGACGGAGTCCTGTCTCGCCTGCTCCCAGTCCGGCTCCCAGGTTGTCTGCCAGAAGTAACTTCTCCCCGCCGGCCCGCCTGGGCGCCCGAGCCCGGCGGTTGGCAGGCTGATTGCCTGTGCCTACCTTGCCCCTGGCTGTGGGGGTGGGCATGGCGGGTTGGGGGTTTTGGGGGTTGGGGGCCGTGGCATGGCTGTCGGCAAGTGGGCCTGGGGAAGAGCTCCGTCCGCGGCACGAGGAGCGCAGGAGCGTCGAGCGGCCGCAGGTCCGACAGGCCGCCGCGGTCCTCCCGGCAACGTTGTCGGCTGAACAGCGCGTGAGGTTCGTGAGTGCGCCCGAGCCCCGCGCGCGTGAGGCCTCCCTTCAGGGGGATCCTTCCTGGCGCAAGGGCCGGCCCGCCAGTCCCGGCGAGCTGCACGTGAGCTCCTCCACCCAGGCCGCGCGGCCCGGCGAGCACATCTCCGTGGAGGTCTCCGCTCGGGAGTCCGCGGTGGTGCGTGCCGAGGTCTTCCGCCTGGGCGTCTACGGAGGCTCGGGCGCCGCCAAGGTGTGGAGCAGCGAGCCGATCACCGTGTCCGCTCA
Above is a genomic segment from Hyalangium gracile containing:
- the thiS gene encoding sulfur carrier protein ThiS, with the protein product MEVWVNGEVREVPEGTTLSALLELLRIAGGPGVAVEVNAEVVRRARHAEHRLQPQDRVEIVTFVGGG
- a CDS encoding SPFH domain-containing protein; the protein is MRKLMVAVAAVAGLALTAGCKQNPREERRELAEVQQDAQQEVAEAQREASEERADIQREEQEEIADAQRDVAQAQRDVAEADRERAEDLRDDSAATAAVNDTVMGRVRSTTGDSLVLVVPNQNNTELKLKTDDKTRVTQNSQVVELDDFKEGTEVRASYVADGEDLVARDVVIISPVKEK
- a CDS encoding serine/threonine-protein kinase, which encodes MSSPPERPTSKPVILFSSGATSYELVRYLGSSSTGEVLLARRRYAEVLGAPVIIKRLQEPADAVARARLLEEFKLIIQLNHPCIAQVFLVRMHEGSPYVVMEHVDGISLESLLNFSAMRRVPLSEEFAAYVVAEVADALFHAHTLCDSQGRPLGIIHRDVSPRNIHIGTRGHVKLTDFSVAYSTMEGRLSTVGPLLKGDIAYSSPEYLMLQPLDARSDLFSLGVVLLELVTGRHLLDLPEVEEAMLLAGPPSTVQAALESEEQSWVPAPQMAMRMERFRSEHVERATQTLSAPMRAIVTRALQREPPERFQSGKELRDELWSFLGGQGRCFGHREAEREISRVRGEAVRRGSGAEIPEEESSSNTPDGGSRKPRP
- a CDS encoding dipeptidase translates to MSDVNELHRRWCIADGHADSLMWNRDLCERSTQGHVDFPRLREAGVKLQCFTIVTRGFPFIGGFPVFAAWRGWPREARSSEWHRALWQVQQLEAFCRRSEGQVRITTTAALLEEHLAQGQLSAILGVEGGHAIEGRVERLAELHQRGVRFMGLTHLSNNELGGSSFPMMGNRGLTPLGHQVVEEMARVGLSVDVAHASERTLEQLFAYPSVRFFSSHTGVRGAGGGWRNLSDESLRRIADRGGVVGIILAPIYLGGDTLEDVARHVEHALNVMGEDGVGIGSDYDGMVALPKGFRDVTDLPRLTEVLLRRFPEPLVERILGGNFRRFFRETLGG
- a CDS encoding N,N-dimethylformamidase beta subunit family domain-containing protein; this translates as MRFVSAPEPRAREASLQGDPSWRKGRPASPGELHVSSSTQAARPGEHISVEVSARESAVVRAEVFRLGVYGGSGAAKVWSSEPITVSAQARCARAACPARQSFSFEISRDWEPGLYLVKVTRLDGLRSFTSLVVKERPPEEPRS